AGCGACTGGTTGCGAGCTCTCGCTCACCACGCGTACGCCGAGTGCGGCGGCCCCGGGGTGGGTGCGGTGGGCATGTGCTTCACCGGGGGGTTCGCGCTGGGGATGATGGCCGGTGCGGAGGTGATCGCCCCGGTGCTGAGCCAGCCGTCCCTGCCGATCGCGTTCACCAGGAAGGGACGAGCGGCCCTCGGCGTGTCGGACGGGGAGCTGGAGGCGGTGAAGGCGCGGGTCGCGGCGGGCACCCCGGTGCTGGGTCTGCGGTTCTCGTGCGACAAGCTCGCGCCGCGGGAGCGTTTCGAGACGCTCCGGCGGGAGCTGGGCGACGGCTTCGTGGGGGTCGAGATCGACTCCTCCCCCGGCAACCCCTGGGGCATCCCGAAGCATGCGCACTCGGTGCTCACGGAGCACCTGGTCGACGAGCCCGGCCATCCCACCCGCGACGCCCTCGAACAGGTGCTGGACCTGTTCCGGCGCCAGCTCCTCGGCCACGGCTGAGGTGCGTCGGCGAGTGGCGACCCACAAGGCCGCGAGCGCCCCCGACCCTGTCAGCAGGCGCCGGTAGGGTGGTCGGGGCATGGCCGACATCGTCCCCGCCGACACCACCCCTGCCGAAGACGAGCCCCGTGGTCCGAGCCGCCCCGATCTGCTGGAGGGGCTCAACCCGGTGCAGCGCGAGGCGGTCACGCACGGCGACGGGCCGCTGCTGGTCATCGCCGGGGCGGGGTCGGGCAAGACCCGGGTGCTCACCCACCGCATCGCGCACCTGATCCGCGACCGGGGGGTCTCCCCGTTCGAGATCCTGGCCATCACCTTCACCAACAAGGCCGCTGACGAGATGCGCCAGCGGGTCGGCAGCCTCGTCGGCCCCGTGGCGGAGAAGATGTGGGTGTCGACCTTCCACTCCGCCTGTGTGCGGATCCTGCGCCGCGAAGCCGGCCTCATCGGGTTCCCGTCGTCGTTCACCATCTACGACCAGGCGGACTCGGTGCGCCTGGTGGGCTACGTGATCCGTGACCTGGGGCTCGACACGAAGCGGTTCCCGCCCCGGTCGGTCCAGGCGACGATCAGTGCGGCCAAGAACGACGGCATCGACGTCGACGAGTACGCGGAGCAGGCCCGGGTGATCTTCGAACGCAAGATCGCCGACATCTACCGCGAGTACCAGAGCCGGCTGCAGCGGGCCGGGGCCATGGATTTCGACGACCTGCTCGGTGCCACGGCTCGGCTGTTCCGGGAGCACCCGGACGTGCTCGATCACTACCGTCGCCGGTTCTCCCACGTGCTCGTCGACGAGTACCAGGACACCAACCGGGTGCAGAACGAGCTGGTACTGCAGCTCGCGGCCGAACACCGCAATGTCTTCGTGGTCGGCGACTCGGATCAGTCCATCTACCGGTGGCGAGGAGCCGACATCCGCAACATCCTGGCGTTCGAGGACGCCTTCCCGGATGCCACGGTGATCGTGCTCGAGCAGAACTACCGCTCGACCCAGACCATCCTCGACGCGGCGAACGCGATCATCGCCAACAACTTCGGGCGCAAACCGAAGGAGCTGTGGACCGAAGCCGGCTCCGGGGAGCCCATCGTGCGCTACCACGCCGATGACGAGACCGATGAGGCGCAGTGGATCGCCCACCAGATGGCCCATCTCCACGACGGTGGCCAGTACCGCTGGGGTGACCTAGCGGTCTTCTACCGCACGAACGCGCAGAGCCGGGTCGTCGAGGAGCACCTCATGCGGGTCGGCATCCCCTACAAGGTGGTGGGCGGCACGCGGTTCTACGATCGCAGGGAGGTCAAGGACGCGCTGGCGTACCTGCGGGCGGCGGTGAACCCACTCGACGAGGTCAGCATCAAGCGGGTGCTGAACACCCCGAAGCGAGGGGTGGGCGAGAGCACGGTGGCCCGCCTCGACGTGTGGGCGAACGCCCGGGGGTTGCCGTTCATCGACGCGCTCCGCCGGGCCGCCGATGCCGGGGTCAGCGGACGAGCGGGCAGGGGCATCGAGGCCTTCCTGGCGCTCGTCGACGACCTCGCCGAGATGGTCCCCCAGGGTCCCGGGCCACTCCTGGAGGCGGCGGTCACCCGTTCCGGTTACGTCGCGGAGCTGGAGGCCGAGCATTCCATCGAGGCCGAGGGCCGGTTGGAGAACCTGGCTGAGCTGGTGGGCGCGGCACGGGAGTTCGAGTCGGTCGACGAGTTCCTCGAGCAGATCAGCCTGGTGGCCGACACCGACGAGCTCGACGACGACGACTCGTCGGTGGTGCTCATGACCCTGCACTCGGCCAAGGGGCTCGAGTACCCGGTCGTGTTCCTCATCGGGCTGGAAGACGGCGTGTTCCCGCATCTGCGCTCGATCGGTGAGCCCGACCAGCTCGAGGAGGAGCGCCGGCTCTGCTACGTGGGCATCACCCGGGCGATGGAGCGCCTCTACCTCACCCACGCCTGGAGCCGCACGCTCTACGGGGGCACCCAGTACAACCCACCGAGCCGGTTCCTCGACGAGATCCCGGAGGCACTCGTCCAGCAGGTGCAGGGGCGTCGGCGGCCGTCGCGGCGCTACGCAGGCGACTCGTACGGTGCGCCCGGCGGTGCCTGGCGCGGGGCGGGTGGCGCGGGCGGGGCACGGTCGTGGGGCGAGCACCGGGAGCGGGTGGTCGACGCCGCCCTGGCTCCGAGGGGTCCCCAGCCGAGCGGCGCCGACGCTCTCGGGCTGCGGGTGGGGGACGATGTTCGGCACGCCAAGTTCGGCGAGGGGGTGATCATCGGGCTCGAGGGCAGCGGCGACAAGGCCGAGGCCGTCGTGCACTTCCGGGAGGCGGGGGAGCGGCGCCTGCTGCTCGCCTGGGCACCGCTCGAGAAGCTCTGAGGTGGAGCCGGGCGATCCGGTCGTCGCCCCGACTGGCGCCGCGAGGGCCCGTCGGTGATCATGCCCGAAGGGCTGGGGCCGGAGGTCGGCATGAAGATGTTCAAACGGGCACGGCTCGTGATCCGGCGTGACGAGACGCTCGGCACGATCATGAGCTCGTTGGCCGAGCTGCACGGCGACCGCCGCCTGGTGGAGGAGGCCGACGGCGGCCTCCGGGTCACCTACCGGCAGGCGGCCAAGCGTGTGGACCGGTGGGCAGGCGGGGTGGCGGGGCGCATCGACGTCGGGGACCGGGTGGTGCTGGCCACCTCCAACAGCTACGAGACGTTCCTGCTCTGTCTGGCCGTGGCCCGGGCAGGAGGCATCCCGGTCCCGGTCAACCACAAGATGCGCCCCGAGGAGGTCGCCCACGTCGTACGGGACTCGGGCGCGTCGCTGATCCTGCACGGTGCCGGTGAGGTCGACGGTGCCGCCCCGCTGGGGGATGCGGTGCCCGTCGATCCCGGCGAGGTGGCGGCGCTCTTCTACACCTCGGGAACCACCGGTACCCCCAAGGGGGCGGAGATCACCCACCGGGCGCTCATCGGCACGGTGGTGGCGGCGGCCGCCTGGCCGGCATGGCTCCGCCGGGACGAGGCGGTCTTCAGCCTGCCGATCGCCCACATCATGGGCTTCATCGTGCTCCTGGCCTACGCCTGCGCGGGCATCCCCACGTACAGCATCCCCCACTTCCGTCCCGACGAGGTCCTCGACGCCATCGAGACCCGGCGGGCGACGTTGTTCATCGGCGTGCCGGCGATGTACCGGATGATGCTCGAAGCAGGTGCCGAGGAGCGCGATCTCAGCTCGGTGCGACTGTGGGGCTCGGGCGCCGACGTGATGCCATCCGATCTGGCCCGCACGTTCAAGCGGCTGGGAGCGAGCGCGACCATCCCGTTCGTCGGTCCGGTCGGTGAGGCGATCTTCGCTGAGGGCTACGGCATGGTGGAGACCGCGGGGGGCGTGGCGGCCAAGGTGTCGCCTCCGCTGCTCGACGTCGGCCTCGGCGAGTCCGTGGGGTTCGCCCTGCCCGGCTACCAGATGCGAGTGGTGGACGACGACGGACACGACGTGGGACCGGGCGGGGTGGGCGAGCTGTGGGTGCGGGGCCCGGGGGTCATCCGTGGGTACTGGAGCGCGCCGGAGGCCAGCGCAGCGGTCGTCACCGACGATGGCTGGCTGCGAACCGGTGACCTGGCCCGCAGAGGCCCGTTCGGCACCGTGCTGTTCGTCGGCCGCAAGAAGGACGTGATCAAACACGGCGGCTTCTCGGTGTACGCGCTGGAGGTGCAGAAGGCCCTCGAGGCGCACCCGTCCGTCCTGGAGGCGGCGGTGATGGGGTTGCCCGACGAGAAGCTCGGGGAGATCCCGGTCGCCGCGGTGCGACTCGAGCCCGGTGTCACCCTGGACTCGCTCGACCTCGGCGCGTGGCTCGGGGAGCGGTTGGCCGACTACAAGGTGCCGAAGCGTTTCGTCGCAGTGGAGCAGCTGCCTCGCACCGGTACGAACAAGGTGCACAAGCGCGAGCTGCTGGAGCTGTTCGCCTGACGGTGTGCCCGCCTACGGCGCGGTGTCATCTCCCGTCTCCGGGGCGCGGTTGAGGTCGATGACCAGCTTGCCGGCGTCGTCGACGACCACCGGGTAATGACGCAGGCCCTCACCGTCCGCAGGCACCGTCGACCCGTCACAGGGGTCCTCGAAGAGCCCTCGCGCCGCGTCCCAGCGCAGCGTGCACTCGCGGGTGGCGTCGATCTCGCGGGCGTCGAAGGCCAGCCACCCGTCCTGGGCGTCGTCGCCGAGGTGCTGCAGGTAGATGTCGCGCTGGCCACTCGCCGGGTCGGGCAGCAGGATCGGACCTTCTCGGGCGATCGAGGCGGCACGTTGCTCGGCTGATCCGGCGTCGAAGGTCCGCGATCCGAGCTGGACCTCCACCTTGCCGGACTCGGTTCCCCGCTGGAGCGCGAAGACGAACGCGAGGAGCAGGCCCAAGCCCACGAGGGCGATCAACACGCCGCCCACGGCCATGGCCACGCTCCGCCCATCCGACTGCTTCACCGGGCTCACCCTCCTAGTATCCCGTGCGTGAAGCGCCGGTTCCGAGTCGTCGTGGCCAAGCCCGGCCTCGACGGGCACGACCGGGGGATCAAGGTCATCGCCCGCGCGCTCCGTGACGCGGGATTCGAGGTGATCTACACGGGCCTGTTCCAGACCCCGGAGCAGATCGCCGAGGCCGTTCGTCAGGAGGATGCCGACGCAGTCGGGTTGTCGGTGCTCTCGGGTGCGCACATGACGTTGTTCCCTCGGGTGCTCGAGGAGCTCGCCGCCCGCGGGCTCGACGACGTTTTGGTGTTCGGCGGCGGCATCGTGCCCCCCGACGACGTCGCCGCGCTCAAGGCGCAGGGCGTGGCGGAGGTCTTCACTCCTGGTGCCCCGCTGGACCGGATCACCACCTGGCTGGAGGCCGCCCTCGACGAGCGCGAGCGCGGCTGACCAGCTCCTCGCGTTCTGGCCGGTCGAACGCGTGCTCTGGTGTGCAATTCCGCTGCCGGTTCGGGGGCGGGCGCGCCTTGCGCTGGTGCTGATGCGGCGTCAGAGCCGGTTGGGCCGCTTGTCTGCAACCTGACTAGGTTGTCGGGCCGTGGACCTTCTCGAATTCCAGGGCAAGCAGTTCTTCGCCGGCTTCGGCATCCCGGTGTCCGAGGGGCGTGCGGTCGATTCCGTCGAGGGTGCGGTGGCCGCTGCCGAAGCCGTGGGCTACCCGGTGGTCGTCAAGGCCCAGGTGCACGTCGGGGGTCGGGGCAAGGCGGGTGGGGTGAAGCTCGCCAGCAGCGAGGACGAGGTGCGCACGCACGCGCAGAACATCCTCGGCATGGACATCAAGGGGCACATCGTCCGGATCCTGTGGATCGAGCACGCGTCCGACATCGCCGAGGAGTACTACGCCAGCTTCACCCTCGACCGCTCGGCCAAGAAGCACCTGGGCATGCTCTCCGCCCAAGGCGGCGTCGAGATCGAGGCTGTGGCGGCGAAGGACCCCGACGCCATCGCCAAGGTGTGGATCGACCCCGTGGAGGGCCTGGACGAGCCCACCTGCCGGGCCTGGGTCAAACAGGCACGGTTGAACCCCGCGGCCGAGGACGGCGCCGTCGACATCCTCCTCAAGCTCTACCGGGCCTACACCGAGGGTGACGCGGACCTGGTCGAGATCAACCCGCTCATCCTGAAGCCCGACGGTTCGGTCCACGCCCTGGACGCCAAGGTGACGCTCGACAACAACGCCGCGTTCCGCCACCAGTGGGGGGACTACGAGCTGACCCAGGTCCGCGACGAGCGGGAGCAGGCCGCTCACGACAAGGGGCTGCAGTACGTCGGCCTCGACGGCTACGTCGGCATCATCGCCAACGGCGCCGGCCTGGCCATGAGCACGCTCGACGTGGTGAACCAGGTGGGTGGCGAGCCGGCGAACTTCCTCGACATCGGCGGGGGTGCCAACGCCGACGTGATGGCCGGAGCGCTCGAGATCATCAACAACGATCCACGCGTCAAGTCCATCTTCATCAACATCTTCGGTGGGATCACCCGGGGCGAGGAGGTGGCCAACGGCATCGTGGAGGCCCTGTCGCGGGTCGACATCACCGCGCCGATCGTGATCCGCCTCGACGGCACCAACGCCGACCAGGGTCGCCAGATCCTCGAACCGCACCTGTCCGACAAGCTGCAGATGCAGCCCACGATGCTGGAGGCGGCGCGCACCGCCGTCGCGCTGGCCGGAGGTACACCCTCGTGAGCATCTTCGTCGACGAGAACACCAAGGTCGTCTACCAAGGCCTCACCGGTAGCCAGGGTCGCTACTACGGCCTGCTCAATCGCGACTACGGCACGCAGGTGGTCGCGGGGACGAACCCGAAGAAGGCCGGCACCGATGTCGAAGGCATCCCCATCTTCGCCTCGGTGGCGGATGCGGTAGCCGAGACGGGAGCCAACGCGTCGTGCATCTTCATCCCCGCGCCAGGGGTCCGCGATGCGGTGATCGAAGCCGCCGAGGGCGGAGTGGAGTTCATCGTCTGCATCACCGAGGGCGTGCCCGCGCACGACGAAGCGTGGTTCTACAACAAGCTCAAGCGCGACTTCCCGAACGTCGCCCTGCTCGGTCCCAACTGCCCAGGCATCATCAGCCCGGGGAAGTGCAACATCGGCATCACCGCAGGGCACATCGCCAAGCCGGGCGGGCCGGTGGGCATCGTCAGCCGGTCGGGCACGCTCACCTACCAGGCCCTCTACGAGCTGAAGCTGCAGGACATCGGGGTCACGACCTGTGTGGGCATCGGTGGTGACCCCGTACCCGGCACCAGCTTCATCGACTGTCTCGAGCGCTTCGAGGCCGACCCCGACACCAAAGCGGTGATGATGATCGGCGAGATCGGCGGGTCGGCCGAGGAGGAAGCCGCCGAGTTCATCCGGGCCAAGATGACCAAGCCGGTCGTGTCCTACATCGCGGGCGTCACCGCGCCACCCGGGAAGAAGATGGGCCACGCCGGGGCCATCGTGTCGGGTGGCAAGGGCACCGCTCAGGCGAAGATCGAGGCGCTGGAGGCCGCTGGCGCCAAGGTCGGTCGGAACCCGACCGAGGCGGGTGAGCTCATGGTCGGGATCGTGCGGGAGCACGGCTGGGCCTGACCATTGGCTCGGCGGCGCTCGGCGCAGGCATCGGCGGGATCGGGACCGTGGTGCATGAGCGGCGGCGCCGATCAGGATGGCTGCTCGCGTCGCGCTGGTAGCGTGCATCTCGATGCGGGTCGCGGTGCTGGCCTCGGGAAGCGGGACGATCCTCGACGCCATGCTCGACGCCGGGATCCCGGTGGAGGTGGTGGTGGTCGACCGGCCGTGCGGGGCCACCGAGGTGGCCGAGCGCCACAGTGTGCCGTGGGAGTTCGTCGAGCGGTCGAGCTACGGCGCGGACTTCGACCGCGACGCCTACACCCGCCAAATCCTCGACGTGCTCGACAAGTACGACACGGACCTGGTCGTCATGGCCGGGTTCGGCACCATCCTCGCGCCGGCGATGTTCGAGGTCTTCGACGGGCGCATCCTGAACACCCACCCCGCGTTGCTGCCGGCTTTCAAGGGTTGGCATGCGGTACGCGACGCACTCGAGGCCGGGGTGAAGGTGACCGGCTGCACGGTGCACGTGGCCACTGCGGAAGTCGACGCCGGCCCCATCCTGGCCCAGGAAGCGGTGCCGGTGGAGCCTGGCGACACGGAGGCCACGTTGCACGAGCGCATCAAGGCCGTCGAGCGGCGGCTCTACGTCCAGACCGTCAAGGAGATCCTCGAGAGGGGTTCGGTGCAGTGAGGGCTCTGCTGTCCGTCTACGACAAGACCGGTATCGTTGATGTCGCCCGTGCCTTGCACGACGCGGGCTGCGAGCTGATCTCGAGCGGGGGAACGGCGAGGGCGATCGCCGAGGCCGGTCTGCCGGTCACCGATGTCGCGGATCTCACGGGGGTGCCCGCCATCCTCGGTCACCGGGTCGTGACCCTG
This DNA window, taken from Rhabdothermincola sediminis, encodes the following:
- the pcrA gene encoding DNA helicase PcrA, whose translation is MADIVPADTTPAEDEPRGPSRPDLLEGLNPVQREAVTHGDGPLLVIAGAGSGKTRVLTHRIAHLIRDRGVSPFEILAITFTNKAADEMRQRVGSLVGPVAEKMWVSTFHSACVRILRREAGLIGFPSSFTIYDQADSVRLVGYVIRDLGLDTKRFPPRSVQATISAAKNDGIDVDEYAEQARVIFERKIADIYREYQSRLQRAGAMDFDDLLGATARLFREHPDVLDHYRRRFSHVLVDEYQDTNRVQNELVLQLAAEHRNVFVVGDSDQSIYRWRGADIRNILAFEDAFPDATVIVLEQNYRSTQTILDAANAIIANNFGRKPKELWTEAGSGEPIVRYHADDETDEAQWIAHQMAHLHDGGQYRWGDLAVFYRTNAQSRVVEEHLMRVGIPYKVVGGTRFYDRREVKDALAYLRAAVNPLDEVSIKRVLNTPKRGVGESTVARLDVWANARGLPFIDALRRAADAGVSGRAGRGIEAFLALVDDLAEMVPQGPGPLLEAAVTRSGYVAELEAEHSIEAEGRLENLAELVGAAREFESVDEFLEQISLVADTDELDDDDSSVVLMTLHSAKGLEYPVVFLIGLEDGVFPHLRSIGEPDQLEEERRLCYVGITRAMERLYLTHAWSRTLYGGTQYNPPSRFLDEIPEALVQQVQGRRRPSRRYAGDSYGAPGGAWRGAGGAGGARSWGEHRERVVDAALAPRGPQPSGADALGLRVGDDVRHAKFGEGVIIGLEGSGDKAEAVVHFREAGERRLLLAWAPLEKL
- the purN gene encoding phosphoribosylglycinamide formyltransferase, encoding MRVAVLASGSGTILDAMLDAGIPVEVVVVDRPCGATEVAERHSVPWEFVERSSYGADFDRDAYTRQILDVLDKYDTDLVVMAGFGTILAPAMFEVFDGRILNTHPALLPAFKGWHAVRDALEAGVKVTGCTVHVATAEVDAGPILAQEAVPVEPGDTEATLHERIKAVERRLYVQTVKEILERGSVQ
- a CDS encoding cobalamin B12-binding domain-containing protein → MKRRFRVVVAKPGLDGHDRGIKVIARALRDAGFEVIYTGLFQTPEQIAEAVRQEDADAVGLSVLSGAHMTLFPRVLEELAARGLDDVLVFGGGIVPPDDVAALKAQGVAEVFTPGAPLDRITTWLEAALDERERG
- the sucD gene encoding succinate--CoA ligase subunit alpha; amino-acid sequence: MSIFVDENTKVVYQGLTGSQGRYYGLLNRDYGTQVVAGTNPKKAGTDVEGIPIFASVADAVAETGANASCIFIPAPGVRDAVIEAAEGGVEFIVCITEGVPAHDEAWFYNKLKRDFPNVALLGPNCPGIISPGKCNIGITAGHIAKPGGPVGIVSRSGTLTYQALYELKLQDIGVTTCVGIGGDPVPGTSFIDCLERFEADPDTKAVMMIGEIGGSAEEEAAEFIRAKMTKPVVSYIAGVTAPPGKKMGHAGAIVSGGKGTAQAKIEALEAAGAKVGRNPTEAGELMVGIVREHGWA
- a CDS encoding class I adenylate-forming enzyme family protein, giving the protein MPEGLGPEVGMKMFKRARLVIRRDETLGTIMSSLAELHGDRRLVEEADGGLRVTYRQAAKRVDRWAGGVAGRIDVGDRVVLATSNSYETFLLCLAVARAGGIPVPVNHKMRPEEVAHVVRDSGASLILHGAGEVDGAAPLGDAVPVDPGEVAALFYTSGTTGTPKGAEITHRALIGTVVAAAAWPAWLRRDEAVFSLPIAHIMGFIVLLAYACAGIPTYSIPHFRPDEVLDAIETRRATLFIGVPAMYRMMLEAGAEERDLSSVRLWGSGADVMPSDLARTFKRLGASATIPFVGPVGEAIFAEGYGMVETAGGVAAKVSPPLLDVGLGESVGFALPGYQMRVVDDDGHDVGPGGVGELWVRGPGVIRGYWSAPEASAAVVTDDGWLRTGDLARRGPFGTVLFVGRKKDVIKHGGFSVYALEVQKALEAHPSVLEAAVMGLPDEKLGEIPVAAVRLEPGVTLDSLDLGAWLGERLADYKVPKRFVAVEQLPRTGTNKVHKRELLELFA
- a CDS encoding dienelactone hydrolase family protein, translated to MPDPLQDFTRTTFSHAGKTRYVYRQGEGPAVIVMAEMPGITPKVAAFARRVAAIGCTVMMPQLFGVPGADPSPATYARAIVPGCISREFRAFATRARTPVSDWLRALAHHAYAECGGPGVGAVGMCFTGGFALGMMAGAEVIAPVLSQPSLPIAFTRKGRAALGVSDGELEAVKARVAAGTPVLGLRFSCDKLAPRERFETLRRELGDGFVGVEIDSSPGNPWGIPKHAHSVLTEHLVDEPGHPTRDALEQVLDLFRRQLLGHG
- the sucC gene encoding ADP-forming succinate--CoA ligase subunit beta yields the protein MDLLEFQGKQFFAGFGIPVSEGRAVDSVEGAVAAAEAVGYPVVVKAQVHVGGRGKAGGVKLASSEDEVRTHAQNILGMDIKGHIVRILWIEHASDIAEEYYASFTLDRSAKKHLGMLSAQGGVEIEAVAAKDPDAIAKVWIDPVEGLDEPTCRAWVKQARLNPAAEDGAVDILLKLYRAYTEGDADLVEINPLILKPDGSVHALDAKVTLDNNAAFRHQWGDYELTQVRDEREQAAHDKGLQYVGLDGYVGIIANGAGLAMSTLDVVNQVGGEPANFLDIGGGANADVMAGALEIINNDPRVKSIFINIFGGITRGEEVANGIVEALSRVDITAPIVIRLDGTNADQGRQILEPHLSDKLQMQPTMLEAARTAVALAGGTPS